The following are encoded in a window of Anopheles gambiae chromosome X, idAnoGambNW_F1_1, whole genome shotgun sequence genomic DNA:
- the LOC133391287 gene encoding uncharacterized protein LOC133391287: protein MAEQILGDGSTERERGDGSTEQERRTPRGGETDRARGSVIAESTALVLLDGGTERERGDGSTEQERRTPRGSAIAESTARMLVDGGTERERGDGSTEQERRTPRGSAIAESTALVLVDGGTERERGDGSTEQERRTPSGSAIAESTALMLVDDGTERERGDEGTEQERRTPRGSAIAESTALVLVDGGTERERGDGSTEQERRIPSGSAIAESTALMLVDGGTERERGDGSTEQERRTPRGSERERGDGSTEQERRTPRGSAIAESTALMLVDGGTERERGDGSTEQGRRTPRGGETECGCHFAASEDFTCKRV from the exons ATGGCTGAGCAGA TACTTGGGGATGGCAGCACGGAGCGGGAACGCGGGGACGGCAGCACGGAGCAGGAACGCAGGACACCACGCGGCGGCGAAACGGACCGAGCGCGTGGATCGGTCATcgctgaaagcacggcacTAGTGCTTTTGGATGGCGGCACGGAGCGGGAACGCGGCGACGGAAGCACGGAGCAGGAACGCCGGACACCACGTGGATCGGCCATcgctgaaagcacggcacGAATGCTTGTGGATGGCGGCACGGAGCGGGAACGCGGGGACGGCAGCACGGAGCAGGAACGCCGGACACCACGTGGATCGGCCATcgctgaaagcacggcacTAGTGCTTGTGGATGGCGGCACGGAGCGGGAACGCGGCGACGGAAGCACGGAGCAGGAACGCCGGACACCAAGTGGATCGGCCATcgctgaaagcacggcacTAATGCTTGTGGATGACGGCACGGAGCGGGAACGCGGCGACGAAGGCACGGAGCAGGAACGCCGGACACCACGTGGATCGGCCATcgctgaaagcacggcacTAGTGCTTGTGGATGGCGGCACGGAGCGGGAACGCGGCGACGGAAGCACGGAGCAGGAACGCCGGATACCAAGTGGATCGGCCATcgctgaaagcacggcacTAATGCTTGTGGATGGCGGCACGGAGCGGGAACGCGGGGACGGCAGCACGGAGCAGGAACGCCGGACACCACGTGGATCGGAGCGGGAACGCGGGGACGGTAGCACGGAGCAGGAACGTCGGACACCACGTGGATCGGCCATcgctgaaagcacggcacTAATGCTTGTGGATGGCGGCACGGAGCGGGAACGCGGCGACGGAAGCACGGAGCAGGGACGCCGGACACCACGTGGTGGCGAAACGGAATGTGGTTGTCACTTCGCAGCTTCGGAAGATTTCACGTGCAAAAGAGTATGA